Proteins encoded by one window of Drosophila melanogaster chromosome X:
- the Mvd gene encoding mevalonate diphosphate decarboxylase, isoform A translates to MFSVTCVAPVNIALIKYWGKRHEELILPVNDSISMTLSTDELCAKTTVTASESFETNRMWLNGEEVPFEESSRLQRCLNEVHRLAVASGSQKVPPTWKLHIASVNNFPTAAGLASSAAGYACLVYSLSRLYDIPLNEELTTVARQGSGSACRSLYGGFVQWHRGALDDGSDSVARQIAPSDHWPNMHVLILVVNDARKKTASTRGMQQAVKTSQLIKHRVDQVVPDRIIRLREAIASHDFQAFAEITMKDSNQFHAIALDTYPPCVYMNDVSHSIVSFVHDYNERMGSYHAAYTFDAGPNACLYVLAEHVPHLLSAIQKVFPNDLADGGTYLRGLPIPKVQDAESSKLDSLDVHAKNAFRYIIHTKVGEGPKELSADNSLLINGLPLK, encoded by the exons aTGTTTTCGGTTACTTGTGTGGCGCCCGTAAACATAGCGCTCATCAAATATT GGGGAAAGCGGCACGAAGAGCTAATTCTGCCCGTCAATGATTCCATTAGCATGACTCTGAGCACCGATGAG CTCTGCGCCAAGACAACAGTGACTGCATCGGAATCCTTTGAAACGAATCGCATGTGGCTGAATGGGGAGGAGGTGCCTTTTGAAGAGAGTTCCCGCCTGCAGCGCTGTTTGAATGAAG TTCATCGATTGGCTGTGGCGAGTGGCTCCCAGAAGGTTCCGCCAACCTGGAAGCTGCACATCGCATCGGTAAACAATTTCCCCACCGCCGCCGGACTGGCATCCAGTGCAGCTGGCTACGCCTGCCTGGTGTACTCCCTGTCCCGACTCTACGATATACCGCTGAATGAGGAGCTGACGACGGTGGCGCGGCAAGGAAGTGGATCGGCATGTCGCAGTCTGTATGGCGGTTTTGTGCAGTGGCATCGCGGAGCTCTGGATGATGGCAGCGATTCGGTGGCGAGGCAAATAGCTCCATCCGACCACTGGCCCAACATGCATGTGCTCATCCTGGTCGTTAACGATGCACGCAAGAAGACTGCCTCGACAAGGGGCATGCAACAGGCGGTGAAGACGTCTCAGTTGATCAAACATCGCGTGGATCAAGTGGTTCCCGACCGGATTATCCGATTGAGGGAGGCCATCGCAAGCCATGACTTTCAGGCATTCGCCGAGATAACGATGAAGGACTCGAATCAGTTCCATGCCATCGCCCTGGACACCTATCCGCCGTGTGTCTACATGAACGATGTGTCGCACAGTATCGTGTCCTTCGTTCACGATTATAACGAACGAATGGGTAGCTATCATGCCGCGTACACCTTCGATGCTGGTCCAAATGCATGCCTCTATGTCCTGGCGGAGCACGTTCCGCATCTCTTGAGCGCTATCCAAAAGGTGTTCCCCAATGATTTAGCGGATGGTGGCACCTACTTGCGAGGCCTTCCCATTCCAAAAGTGCAAGATGCTGAGAGCAGCAAGTTGGATTCACTAGATGTTCATGCTAAAAATGCTTTCAGATATATAATCCACACGAAAGTCGGTGAAGGACCAAAAGAATTAAGCGCTGATAATAGTTTATTGATAAATGGACTTCCGCTGAAGTGA
- the mRpL3 gene encoding mitochondrial ribosomal protein L3: MMRSVINQLLGLRLSGNSSVLVTQVRDKGHLSRPRLRNPQWFLRKEITKYNDLMTAENKQFVNEVGTNNFGVPAVIKDSLVKTAGPTANEAVWTPNLRRCGVIARKIGQYPLWLKNGERIRTTLLQIVDNHVIKYIPPEEYLPAQVPTVANLHKRGCILVGSETTNPALLTKEYAGIFRNSGVLPKKNLARFIVSPEAQLAPGTPLNVNHFRVGDFVDVRGKTVDHGFQGVVKRHGFKGMPASHGVTKTHRRAGNIGGGGEKGRVWPGTKMPGHMGNRWRIIKGLRVWRINTKYNVMWVQGSSVAGPTGGLVYIYDTILPTRKNKEAPPFPTFYGEPQQDGDDVWYEQVHNFKSESITYENE, translated from the exons ATGATGCGGAGCGTTATTAATCAATTACTGGGTCTCCG GCTCAGTGGAAATAGCAGTGTTTTGGTTACGCAGGTGCGCGATAAGGGCCATTTGAGCAGACCTCGACTGCGGAATCCCCAATGGTTTCTGCGCAAGGAAATTACA AAATACAACGATTTGATGACGGCGGAGAACAAGCAGTTCGTCAACGAAGTGGGCACCAATAACTTTGGCGTTCCGGCAGTTATTAAGGATAGTTTGGTCAAGACCGCGGGCCCAACCGCCAATGAGGCTGTGTGGACTCCGAATTTGCGAAGATGCGGCGTTATAGCGCGCAAAATTGGCCAGTACCCGCTGTGGCTAAAGAATGGCGAGCGGATTCGCACCACGCTGCTGCAAATCGTCGACAATCATGTCATTAAATACATTCCCCCGGAAGAGTATTTACCTGCCCAAGTTCCCACGGTAGCCAACCTGCACAAGCGCGGCTGCATTCTCGTTGGCTCCGAGACCACGAACCCAGCTCTGTTGACCAAAGAGTACGCGGGCATATTCCGCAACTCGGGTGTGCTCCCCAAGAAGAACCTGGCCCGATTCATCGTCTCTCCAGAAGCCCAACTGGCGCCAGGCACTCCACTAAATGTCAACCACTTTCGCGTTGGTGACTTCGTCGATGTTCGCGGCAAAAC AGTTGACCATGGCTTCCAAGGTGTTGTCAAGCGACACGGATTTAAGGGCATGCCAGCATCGCACGGTGTGACGAAAACTCATCGACGTGCCGGCAACATTGGCGGTGGTGGCGAGAAGGGTCGCGTCTGGCCAGGCACAAAGATGCCGGGACACATGGGAAACCGGTGGCGCATCATCAAGGGTCTGCGCGTGTGGCGCATTAACACCAAATATAATGTTATGTGGGTGCAAGGGAGCTCGGTGGCCGGCCCCACCGGCGGTCTGGTCTACATATACGATACCATCTTGCCAACGCGAAAGAATAAGGAAGCCCCACCGTTCCCAACGTTTTACGGCGAGCCGCAGCAAGATGGGGATGATGTGTGGTACGAACAGGTGCACAACTTCAAAAGCGAGTCAATAACGTATGAAAACGAATAA
- the CG8260 gene encoding uncharacterized protein, isoform A, which produces MLMLILILILILILILFLTPNLCNLSKLINSQCPYVHFINVRTRERLCYLEQTFLNFANSIRTLKEDPTESEIVEIDHEVPPEEYLVPYIQNYECADIIVTVHDRVFLCHNIILSIYSRRMLKILQEDVDHIVFKSNDLSPKGFSDAYLWMISSDGEVNPCDMGEILRAAYFLDIPELLEACWANLDRITFFEISAFRLLFELRGATNLWDVFDKLTGRISISILPVASTREFLCLSETQICYILKSNFLAINSEMEASSISIRRSSTYRVLSQIRFSFLPPLMLKKFRSEELHKMPEFSDILKEFSKSPDVITLLRDSVFNSSLLLTVRNNPSVLDTHVEFTEVELMEPRHWVQDHTCDYHRKVTQLCPNMRFITLNEYQEYLKRLSIGPEFNTCFKHTRDRESEGQEDMWKHM; this is translated from the exons atgctgatgctgatcctgatcctgatcctgatcctgatcctgatcctgTTCCTGACCCCGAACCTTTGCAACCTAAGTAAGCTAATAAATTCCCAATGTCCATATGTCCATTTCATCAATGTTAGGACACGCGAAAGGCTTTGCTACTTGGAACAGACATTTCTGAACTTTGCAAATAGTATACGAACACTGAAGGAAGATCCAACGGAGTCCGAGATTGTCGAAATAGACCACGAAGTGCCGCCAGAGGAATACCTGGTGCCTTACATCCAGAACTACGAGTGTGCGGATATAATAGTCACTGTTCACGATCGCGTCTTCCTTTGCCACAATATCATACTAAGTATTTACTCAAGGCGAATGCTGAAAATATTGCAGGAAGATGTTGACCATATTGTCTTTAAGTCGAATGATTTGAGCCCGAAAGGATTCAGCGACGCATATCTATGGATGATTTCCAGTGATGGCGAGGTTAATCCGTGCGATATGGGCGAAATTTTGAGGGCCGCATACTTCCTGGACATTCCCGAGCTGCTCGAGGCCTGTTGGGCGAACCTGGATAGGATAACATTCTTTGAGATCTCTGCGTTTCGCCTATTGTTCGAATTACGAGGCGCCACCAACTTGTGGGATGTATTCGATAAGCTGACTGGgcgcatttccatttcaattttgcCAGTCGCATCGACTCGGGAATTCCTGTGCCTCAGCGAAACACAAATTTGCTACATACTCAAGTCCAACTTTCTGGCAATCAATTCGGAAATGGAGGCAAGTTCTATATCTATA CGACGTTCGAGCACCTATAGGGTTTTAAGTCAAATTCGCTTCAGCTTCCTGCCGCCCCTCATGCTAAAGAAGTTCAGGAGTGAGGAACTCCATAAGATGCCCGAATTTAGTGACATTCTAAAGGAGTTTAGCAAGTCGCCCGATGTCATCACACTTCTGCGGGACTCGGTGTTTAACAGCAGTTTGCTCTTAACCGTGCGCAACAATCCGAGTGTACTCGATACGCATGTGGAGTTCACGGAGGTGGAGCTAATGGAGCCACGCCATTGGGTACAGGATCATACCTGTGACTACCATCGGAAGGTGACACAGCTGTGTCCAAATATGCGTTTCATAACGCTAAACGAATATCAAGAGTACCTAAAACGCCTGTCGATTGGACCCGAATTCAATACGTGTTTCAAGCATACCAGGGATCGGGAATCAGAAGGACAAGAAGATATGTGGAAGCATATGTGA
- the Graf gene encoding GTPase regulator associated with FAK, isoform G: MGGGKNVRRGLEPLEFEECIVDSPDFRENLNRHEKELDHTSHQIKRIIKEVKDLMSAAKILSTRMKQLAILLNDFNFECIGTAQTDDENVICESLKRFGAIIGNIEDEREKMLTLADKHIIESLEDFRKKQIGGVKENKKKFDKKTEKFCQSQERFLNMSTKKPENTIQEADASLGMHEREYIQESLSYVLRIQEVQERIKFEFVEILLAFISGWLVFYHTAHEQAEDHRDYLQDLRHKVQKTRENFEEAREKVTELKTKYMEKRTKPEEIFTKRGYLFLMEKSSILKISLLEPFKATWTKYYCTFKKQKREFTMLQFNQMNHNFTRPEARDDEKLTLFSCQRRASEFEKRFCFDLTFKEKPGVVYTFQALSEKDHRYWISAMDGTEPTYLAPGKIKVSEAYHLDEAGFMFIRRCIQVLEIRGLEDEGIYRKSGVGTKISKLLALGLNQKESDDVFVDDKYRDLMESNTIASALKMYLRNLNEPLMTYQYHSDFIEAAKQETLNQRVNEVHKLVYKLPQPNFQMLDMVICHLTDVSRKYEKNKMSVFNLGVVFGPTLLRPREESVAAILDIKFNNIVINILIDNYERIFKNKPSADIKLPDATKAPSIMYPSRSSPPTRMPRASQIGKAASTGAMGSSSNTAGNPMFLNQQKIYRVVSKTNCTEPTMSSSLQNIPNGDNYALGSNAMNSSGGAQCISLSPPMHMLNGILSPTIGSINNLHTISKNETSTRRYVPDTEIAPDYGIIGANNGGVTLQSHHAVPVSSTSNFRHPEYLMTTANPVTQSGSSSHIYTNTSSAGANSSNRISLSNVSPPNTAMRKERFLGSASGPQQHPPVQRGLHSYGQTKHYSPLMPTSTSSSNDSVCDSLSSNNGLGSSIVANSGNSGNVAQHLSARNTNDYALISSQNSSLSPHLGPTCDEVVTATTLPSVSLSCGGTASESTEYPPSKMHRNRDVNQIKRDLSTGTARVRTLYACMGESEGELSFEPNQIITNVRYSHEPGWLQGTLNGKTGLIPENYVEHLKPHH; this comes from the exons ATGGGCGGCGGCAAAAATGTACGCCGCGGCTTGGAGCCTCTGGAGTTCGAAGAATGCATCGTCGACAGTCCGGACTTTCGCGAAAATTTAAATCGACATGAAAAGGAACTGGACCACACTAGTCatcaaataaaacgaattATCAAAGAGGTCAAAGATCTTATGAGTGCGGCAAAGA tCCTGTCCACTCGAATGAAACAATTGGCCATTTTACTTAACGATTTTAACTTTGAGTGCATTGGCACTGCTCAGACCGACGATGAGAATGTCATTTGTGAAAGTCTCAAGCGATTTGGTGCTATAATTGGCAATATTGAAGATGAGCGCGAAAAAATG CTAACGCTCGCCGATAAACATATTATTGAGTCACTGGAGGATTTTCGAAAAAAGCAAATCGGTGGCgtcaaagaaaacaaaaagaaatttgaTAAAAAGACGGAGAAATTTTGTCAATCGCAGGAGCGTTTCCTCAATATGTCAACTAAAAAGCCCGAAAACACAATACAGGAG GCTGACGCCAGTTTGGGGATGCATGAACGCGAGTATATCCAGGAGTCGCTGAGCTATGTGCTGCGCATCCAAGAAGTGCAGGAACGAATCAAATTCGAATTTGTCGAAATATTGCTAGCATTTATCTCTGGCTGGCTGGTTTTCTACCACACGGCGCACGAACAGGCGGAGGATCATCGTGATTATCTGCAGGATTTGAGGCACAAAGTTCAAAAA ACTCGGGAAAATTTCGAGGAGGCACGCGAAAAAGTGActgaattgaaaacaaaatatatggaaaaacGCACA AAGCCCGAGGAAATTTTTACAAAACGTGGCTACCTATTTCTAATGGAGAAAA GTTCCATTCTGAAAATCTCCCTTTTAGAGCCATTCAAAGCCACCTGGACAAAATACTATTGTACATTCAAGAAGCAAAAGCGCGAGTTCACTATGCTCCAGTTCAACCAGATGAATCACAACTTCACGAGACCCGAGGCGCGTGACGACGAGAAACTGACGCTTTTCTCCTGCCAGCGACGGGCATCTGAGTTCGAGAAGAGGTTCTGCTTCGATTTGACCTTCAAGGAGAAGCCAGGCGTCGTCTACACATTTCAGGCTTTGAGCGAAAAGGATCATCGCTATTGGATTAGTGCCATGGATGGCACGGAGCCG ACATATCTGGCTCCCGGCAAAATCAAAGTCAGCGAGGCATACCATCTGGATGAAGCCGGATTCATGTTCATCCGCAGATGCATTCAAGTATTAGAGATTCGAGGCCTGGAGGATGAGGGCATATACAGAAAGAGCGGTGTTGGAACCAAAATCAGCAAGCTGCTAGCACTGGGCCTCAATCAAAAGGAGAGCGACGATGTCTTCGTCGACGACAAGTACCGCGATTTGATGGAAAGCAACACCATAGCTAGTGCCCTAAAAATGTATCTTCGAAATCTGAATGAGCCATTGATGACGTATCAATATCATAGTGATTTCATTGAAGCCGCAA AACAAGAAACCCTCAATCAGCGCGTGAATGAGGTGCACAAGCTGGTCTACAAGTTGCCGCAGCCCAATTTTCAGATGCTCGACATGGTTATTTGCCATCTGACTGA CGTTTCGCGCAAGTACGAGAAGAACAAAATGTCCGTATTTAATCTGGGAGTGGTGTTTGGGCCAACATTGTTGCGTCCTCGAGAGGAATCAGTTGCCGCCATATTGGATATTAAGTTTAATAATATCGTCATCAACATTCTAATTGATAACTACGAGAGGATATTCAAGAACAAGCCCAGCGCCGATATCAAGTTGCCGGACGCCACGAAGGCACCCAGCATCATGTACCCCAGTCGCAGCAGTCCACCGACCAGAATGCCGCGAGCCTCTCAAATCGGCAAGGCCGCTTCAACGGGTGCAATGGGTAGCAGCAGTAATACAGCGGGCAATCCGATGTTCTTGAATCAGCAGAAAATCTATCGCGTTGTGAGCAAAACCAACTGCACCGAGCCCACAATGTCATCCAGCCTGCAAAATATTCCGAATGGCGATAACTATGCCCTTGGCTCGAACGCCATGAATAGCTCGGGCGGTGCTCAATGCATATCCCTGTCGCCGCCGATGCACATGCTGAACGGCATACTCTCGCCGACCATTGGTAGCATCAATAATCTGCACACAATATCGAAAAATGAGACCAGCACACGACGATACGTGCCCGACACTGAGATTGCGCCCGATTATGGTATTATAGGTGCTAACAACGGCGGTGTGACGCTGCAATCGCATCACGCTGTGCCGGTTAGTAGCACGAGTAACTTTCGACATCCCGAGTACCTAATGACCACGGCCAATCCAGTTACTCAATCGGGCTCAAGTAGCCATATATATACGAACACATCTAGTGCTGGTGCTAACTCAAGCAATCGGATTAGTCTAAGCAATGTATCCCCGCCAAATACTGCAATGCGCAAGGAGCGATTCCTGGGCAGCGCCAGTGGTCCGCAGCAGCATCCGCCCGTTCAACGGGGTCTGCACTCGTACGGCCAGACAAAACACTATTCACCCCTAATGCCAACGTCAACATCCAGCTCCAACGACAGCGTATGTGATTCACTATCTTCCAACAACGGCCTGGGCAGCTCCATTGTGGCCAATAGTGGCAACAGTGGGAATGTTGCCCAGCACTTGAGCGCACGGAACACTAATGACTATGCGCTGATATCGTCACAGAATTCATCGCTGTCGCCGCATCTTGGACCCACCTGCGACGAGGTCGTCACGGCCACAACATTGCCCTCGGTTAGTTTAAGCTGTGGTGGCACCGCCAGCGAAAGCACCGAATATCCGCCTAGTAAAATGCATCGTAATCGTGACGTCAACCAAATAAAACGTGATTTGTCAACGGGCACCGC TCGTGTGCGCACACTCTATGCTTGCATGGGAGAAAGCGAGGGCGAGCTTTCTTTCGAGCCCAACCAAATAATAACCAATG TTCGTTACTCCCACGAACCCGGCTGGCTGCAGGGCACACTAAATGGGAAAACAGGACTCATTCCGGAGAACTATGTGGAACATTTGAAGCCGCACCATTAG
- the CG8260 gene encoding uncharacterized protein, isoform B has product MYKTRPFLASKRNPDADADPDPDPDPDPDPVPDPEPLQPKLCYLEQTFLNFANSIRTLKEDPTESEIVEIDHEVPPEEYLVPYIQNYECADIIVTVHDRVFLCHNIILSIYSRRMLKILQEDVDHIVFKSNDLSPKGFSDAYLWMISSDGEVNPCDMGEILRAAYFLDIPELLEACWANLDRITFFEISAFRLLFELRGATNLWDVFDKLTGRISISILPVASTREFLCLSETQICYILKSNFLAINSEMEASSISIRRSSTYRVLSQIRFSFLPPLMLKKFRSEELHKMPEFSDILKEFSKSPDVITLLRDSVFNSSLLLTVRNNPSVLDTHVEFTEVELMEPRHWVQDHTCDYHRKVTQLCPNMRFITLNEYQEYLKRLSIGPEFNTCFKHTRDRESEGQEDMWKHM; this is encoded by the exons atgtatAAAACGAGGCCCTTTTTGGCGAGTAAAAGAAAccctgatgctgatgctgatcctgatcctgatcctgatcctgatcctgatcctgTTCCTGACCCCGAACCTTTGCAACCTAA GCTTTGCTACTTGGAACAGACATTTCTGAACTTTGCAAATAGTATACGAACACTGAAGGAAGATCCAACGGAGTCCGAGATTGTCGAAATAGACCACGAAGTGCCGCCAGAGGAATACCTGGTGCCTTACATCCAGAACTACGAGTGTGCGGATATAATAGTCACTGTTCACGATCGCGTCTTCCTTTGCCACAATATCATACTAAGTATTTACTCAAGGCGAATGCTGAAAATATTGCAGGAAGATGTTGACCATATTGTCTTTAAGTCGAATGATTTGAGCCCGAAAGGATTCAGCGACGCATATCTATGGATGATTTCCAGTGATGGCGAGGTTAATCCGTGCGATATGGGCGAAATTTTGAGGGCCGCATACTTCCTGGACATTCCCGAGCTGCTCGAGGCCTGTTGGGCGAACCTGGATAGGATAACATTCTTTGAGATCTCTGCGTTTCGCCTATTGTTCGAATTACGAGGCGCCACCAACTTGTGGGATGTATTCGATAAGCTGACTGGgcgcatttccatttcaattttgcCAGTCGCATCGACTCGGGAATTCCTGTGCCTCAGCGAAACACAAATTTGCTACATACTCAAGTCCAACTTTCTGGCAATCAATTCGGAAATGGAGGCAAGTTCTATATCTATA CGACGTTCGAGCACCTATAGGGTTTTAAGTCAAATTCGCTTCAGCTTCCTGCCGCCCCTCATGCTAAAGAAGTTCAGGAGTGAGGAACTCCATAAGATGCCCGAATTTAGTGACATTCTAAAGGAGTTTAGCAAGTCGCCCGATGTCATCACACTTCTGCGGGACTCGGTGTTTAACAGCAGTTTGCTCTTAACCGTGCGCAACAATCCGAGTGTACTCGATACGCATGTGGAGTTCACGGAGGTGGAGCTAATGGAGCCACGCCATTGGGTACAGGATCATACCTGTGACTACCATCGGAAGGTGACACAGCTGTGTCCAAATATGCGTTTCATAACGCTAAACGAATATCAAGAGTACCTAAAACGCCTGTCGATTGGACCCGAATTCAATACGTGTTTCAAGCATACCAGGGATCGGGAATCAGAAGGACAAGAAGATATGTGGAAGCATATGTGA
- the Graf gene encoding GTPase regulator associated with FAK, isoform D, with the protein MGGGKNVRRGLEPLEFEECIVDSPDFRENLNRHEKELDHTSHQIKRIIKEVKDLMSAAKILSTRMKQLAILLNDFNFECIGTAQTDDENVICESLKRFGAIIGNIEDEREKMLTLADKHIIESLEDFRKKQIGGVKENKKKFDKKTEKFCQSQERFLNMSTKKPENTIQEADASLGMHEREYIQESLSYVLRIQEVQERIKFEFVEILLAFISGWLVFYHTAHEQAEDHRDYLQDLRHKVQKTRENFEEAREKVTELKTKYMEKRTKPEEIFTKRGYLFLMEKKPFKATWTKYYCTFKKQKREFTMLQFNQMNHNFTRPEARDDEKLTLFSCQRRASEFEKRFCFDLTFKEKPGVVYTFQALSEKDHRYWISAMDGTEPTYLAPGKIKVSEAYHLDEAGFMFIRRCIQVLEIRGLEDEGIYRKSGVGTKISKLLALGLNQKESDDVFVDDKYRDLMESNTIASALKMYLRNLNEPLMTYQYHSDFIEAAKQETLNQRVNEVHKLVYKLPQPNFQMLDMVICHLTDVSRKYEKNKMSVFNLGVVFGPTLLRPREESVAAILDIKFNNIVINILIDNYERIFKNKPSADIKLPDATKAPSIMYPSRSSPPTRMPRASQIGKAASTGAMGSSSNTAGNPMFLNQQKIYRVVSKTNCTEPTMSSSLQNIPNGDNYALGSNAMNSSGGAQCISLSPPMHMLNGILSPTIGSINNLHTISKNETSTRRYVPDTEIAPDYGIIGANNGGVTLQSHHAVPVSSTSNFRHPEYLMTTANPVTQSGSSSHIYTNTSSAGANSSNRISLSNVSPPNTAMRKERFLGSASGPQQHPPVQRGLHSYGQTKHYSPLMPTSTSSSNDSVCDSLSSNNGLGSSIVANSGNSGNVAQHLSARNTNDYALISSQNSSLSPHLGPTCDEVVTATTLPSVSLSCGGTASESTEYPPSKMHRNRDVNQIKRDLSTGTARVRTLYACMGESEGELSFEPNQIITNVRYSHEPGWLQGTLNGKTGLIPENYVEHLKPHH; encoded by the exons ATGGGCGGCGGCAAAAATGTACGCCGCGGCTTGGAGCCTCTGGAGTTCGAAGAATGCATCGTCGACAGTCCGGACTTTCGCGAAAATTTAAATCGACATGAAAAGGAACTGGACCACACTAGTCatcaaataaaacgaattATCAAAGAGGTCAAAGATCTTATGAGTGCGGCAAAGA tCCTGTCCACTCGAATGAAACAATTGGCCATTTTACTTAACGATTTTAACTTTGAGTGCATTGGCACTGCTCAGACCGACGATGAGAATGTCATTTGTGAAAGTCTCAAGCGATTTGGTGCTATAATTGGCAATATTGAAGATGAGCGCGAAAAAATG CTAACGCTCGCCGATAAACATATTATTGAGTCACTGGAGGATTTTCGAAAAAAGCAAATCGGTGGCgtcaaagaaaacaaaaagaaatttgaTAAAAAGACGGAGAAATTTTGTCAATCGCAGGAGCGTTTCCTCAATATGTCAACTAAAAAGCCCGAAAACACAATACAGGAG GCTGACGCCAGTTTGGGGATGCATGAACGCGAGTATATCCAGGAGTCGCTGAGCTATGTGCTGCGCATCCAAGAAGTGCAGGAACGAATCAAATTCGAATTTGTCGAAATATTGCTAGCATTTATCTCTGGCTGGCTGGTTTTCTACCACACGGCGCACGAACAGGCGGAGGATCATCGTGATTATCTGCAGGATTTGAGGCACAAAGTTCAAAAA ACTCGGGAAAATTTCGAGGAGGCACGCGAAAAAGTGActgaattgaaaacaaaatatatggaaaaacGCACA AAGCCCGAGGAAATTTTTACAAAACGTGGCTACCTATTTCTAATGGAGAAAA AGCCATTCAAAGCCACCTGGACAAAATACTATTGTACATTCAAGAAGCAAAAGCGCGAGTTCACTATGCTCCAGTTCAACCAGATGAATCACAACTTCACGAGACCCGAGGCGCGTGACGACGAGAAACTGACGCTTTTCTCCTGCCAGCGACGGGCATCTGAGTTCGAGAAGAGGTTCTGCTTCGATTTGACCTTCAAGGAGAAGCCAGGCGTCGTCTACACATTTCAGGCTTTGAGCGAAAAGGATCATCGCTATTGGATTAGTGCCATGGATGGCACGGAGCCG ACATATCTGGCTCCCGGCAAAATCAAAGTCAGCGAGGCATACCATCTGGATGAAGCCGGATTCATGTTCATCCGCAGATGCATTCAAGTATTAGAGATTCGAGGCCTGGAGGATGAGGGCATATACAGAAAGAGCGGTGTTGGAACCAAAATCAGCAAGCTGCTAGCACTGGGCCTCAATCAAAAGGAGAGCGACGATGTCTTCGTCGACGACAAGTACCGCGATTTGATGGAAAGCAACACCATAGCTAGTGCCCTAAAAATGTATCTTCGAAATCTGAATGAGCCATTGATGACGTATCAATATCATAGTGATTTCATTGAAGCCGCAA AACAAGAAACCCTCAATCAGCGCGTGAATGAGGTGCACAAGCTGGTCTACAAGTTGCCGCAGCCCAATTTTCAGATGCTCGACATGGTTATTTGCCATCTGACTGA CGTTTCGCGCAAGTACGAGAAGAACAAAATGTCCGTATTTAATCTGGGAGTGGTGTTTGGGCCAACATTGTTGCGTCCTCGAGAGGAATCAGTTGCCGCCATATTGGATATTAAGTTTAATAATATCGTCATCAACATTCTAATTGATAACTACGAGAGGATATTCAAGAACAAGCCCAGCGCCGATATCAAGTTGCCGGACGCCACGAAGGCACCCAGCATCATGTACCCCAGTCGCAGCAGTCCACCGACCAGAATGCCGCGAGCCTCTCAAATCGGCAAGGCCGCTTCAACGGGTGCAATGGGTAGCAGCAGTAATACAGCGGGCAATCCGATGTTCTTGAATCAGCAGAAAATCTATCGCGTTGTGAGCAAAACCAACTGCACCGAGCCCACAATGTCATCCAGCCTGCAAAATATTCCGAATGGCGATAACTATGCCCTTGGCTCGAACGCCATGAATAGCTCGGGCGGTGCTCAATGCATATCCCTGTCGCCGCCGATGCACATGCTGAACGGCATACTCTCGCCGACCATTGGTAGCATCAATAATCTGCACACAATATCGAAAAATGAGACCAGCACACGACGATACGTGCCCGACACTGAGATTGCGCCCGATTATGGTATTATAGGTGCTAACAACGGCGGTGTGACGCTGCAATCGCATCACGCTGTGCCGGTTAGTAGCACGAGTAACTTTCGACATCCCGAGTACCTAATGACCACGGCCAATCCAGTTACTCAATCGGGCTCAAGTAGCCATATATATACGAACACATCTAGTGCTGGTGCTAACTCAAGCAATCGGATTAGTCTAAGCAATGTATCCCCGCCAAATACTGCAATGCGCAAGGAGCGATTCCTGGGCAGCGCCAGTGGTCCGCAGCAGCATCCGCCCGTTCAACGGGGTCTGCACTCGTACGGCCAGACAAAACACTATTCACCCCTAATGCCAACGTCAACATCCAGCTCCAACGACAGCGTATGTGATTCACTATCTTCCAACAACGGCCTGGGCAGCTCCATTGTGGCCAATAGTGGCAACAGTGGGAATGTTGCCCAGCACTTGAGCGCACGGAACACTAATGACTATGCGCTGATATCGTCACAGAATTCATCGCTGTCGCCGCATCTTGGACCCACCTGCGACGAGGTCGTCACGGCCACAACATTGCCCTCGGTTAGTTTAAGCTGTGGTGGCACCGCCAGCGAAAGCACCGAATATCCGCCTAGTAAAATGCATCGTAATCGTGACGTCAACCAAATAAAACGTGATTTGTCAACGGGCACCGC TCGTGTGCGCACACTCTATGCTTGCATGGGAGAAAGCGAGGGCGAGCTTTCTTTCGAGCCCAACCAAATAATAACCAATG TTCGTTACTCCCACGAACCCGGCTGGCTGCAGGGCACACTAAATGGGAAAACAGGACTCATTCCGGAGAACTATGTGGAACATTTGAAGCCGCACCATTAG